From a single Paenibacillus sp. FSL W8-0426 genomic region:
- a CDS encoding TrkH family potassium uptake protein, with product MFRSLLQSPPRILVLGFAGIILLGTFILMLPLSGRNGESLPFIDALFTATSAVCVTGLVVVDTGTHFSVFGQVIIAVLIQIGGLGFMTMSTLVAIAFKRRISLRERLILQEAMNQSTMEGIVRLIRKVVAYSLILEAACGTLFAIRWAFDMPLGKAAYYGYWHAISMFNNAGFDLFGDFRSLTGYVYDPMVNFTAMFLIVSGGIGFVVLSDLAEYRKTRKLSLHTKVVLMMTGLLIVFGALVIFIFEFNNPRTLGGLNWGGKILGSFFQSVTPRTAGANTVDIAGLRQATQFFIIILMFIGASPGSTGGGIKTTTFLIMAGAVIAMMRGREDIVFFRYRLVQERIFKALTITLLALLLIIGVTMVLSTTEDSSFLVILFETTSAFSTVGLSMGLTLKLTTFGKVMICLTMFVGRLGPVTLAYALTQKKGKELYRYPEGKMIIG from the coding sequence ATGTTTCGATCGCTGCTGCAATCTCCGCCGCGTATTCTCGTTTTGGGTTTTGCGGGCATTATCTTGCTCGGCACGTTCATTCTGATGCTACCGCTATCCGGCAGAAACGGGGAGAGCCTGCCGTTTATCGATGCGCTGTTCACGGCAACCTCCGCAGTATGTGTCACAGGACTGGTCGTCGTGGATACAGGCACGCATTTCTCGGTGTTCGGCCAGGTAATCATTGCCGTGCTGATCCAGATCGGCGGGCTGGGATTCATGACGATGTCAACGCTTGTGGCCATTGCCTTCAAACGGCGAATCTCGCTGCGCGAGCGGTTGATCCTGCAGGAGGCGATGAACCAGAGCACGATGGAAGGCATCGTGCGGTTAATTCGCAAAGTCGTGGCATACTCCCTTATTCTCGAAGCAGCTTGCGGGACCCTTTTCGCCATACGTTGGGCGTTCGACATGCCGCTGGGAAAAGCGGCATATTACGGCTACTGGCATGCAATTTCGATGTTCAACAATGCAGGGTTCGACTTATTCGGGGATTTCCGCAGCCTGACGGGGTATGTGTATGATCCAATGGTGAATTTTACGGCGATGTTCCTGATCGTGTCCGGCGGCATCGGGTTCGTCGTGTTGTCCGATCTGGCGGAATATCGCAAAACGCGCAAGCTTTCGCTTCATACCAAAGTGGTGCTCATGATGACCGGGCTGCTGATCGTGTTCGGCGCGCTTGTCATTTTTATATTTGAATTCAACAATCCACGCACGCTTGGCGGACTGAACTGGGGCGGCAAAATATTGGGATCGTTCTTTCAATCGGTTACCCCGCGTACGGCAGGGGCCAACACGGTGGATATTGCCGGCCTCAGGCAGGCCACGCAATTTTTTATCATTATATTGATGTTTATCGGGGCTTCCCCCGGCTCGACGGGTGGGGGCATTAAAACAACCACGTTTCTCATCATGGCCGGGGCCGTCATCGCGATGATGCGCGGGCGGGAAGATATCGTGTTTTTTCGCTACCGGCTGGTGCAGGAACGGATTTTCAAAGCGCTGACGATCACGCTGCTGGCCTTGCTGCTTATCATCGGCGTGACGATGGTGCTCAGTACGACGGAGGACAGCAGCTTCCTGGTGATCCTGTTCGAAACCACTTCCGCATTCAGCACGGTAGGTCTGTCCATGGGGCTTACGTTGAAGCTGACGACCTTTGGCAAAGTGATGATCTGTCTGACAATGTTTGTGGGAAGATTGGGTCCGGTCACGCTGGCATATGCGCTTACGCAGAAAAAGGGTAAGGAACTGTACAGGTATCCTGAGGGCAAAATGATTATTGGATAA
- a CDS encoding type II CAAX endopeptidase family protein, which translates to MNPLGQPLRVKANFKRLGLLAAIGLILFAVLQIFPSTSTQTTDIQSAPIITKAQAVQSARSFAASLPDYSLPVDEDDALVTYHTHSDVYGYMAKTKQLNDYNRKWEEQYPYDVFRVRLPDEVKGGYLHVDVHMRTGKVVAFKHELPSSLYASIEAEPDKSKTNSALRLAEDNMTLEQKVQSVAGIVKEFGYDASQLELETGENDGGLVYSDPTKQIGDSRLELRFTFQNEEVRSFDAVFSVPDAHNAYVNQQTRQANWMTYAGYGFLTFVLGVLAIIYSILTRSHTSFKRGFVLALVHFAASVIGTLNMMPLFEAQGLSSFMLVFLMVIQLGVNLVMSATIYLSLVAGDGMWRKIGYNPWPRAKEPGYGKYVLDSMVVGYLWAFILLGVQSILFLVLENSIGTWSTTSADQSTYNMTYAWVFPIMAWMAGIGEEAVYRLFGIRMMQKIVRNTFIACLIPTLIWALGHTLYPIYPVITRPIELTVIGLLFSLIMLRHGFIAVVFSHVIFDSLLMGLSLIFMGDVLNVSAGIFWIVLPAIVGYVIYRFNPRKKEKPYVTTPHHEALQ; encoded by the coding sequence ATGAATCCCTTAGGGCAGCCTCTGCGGGTTAAGGCCAATTTCAAGCGCTTGGGGTTGCTTGCGGCGATCGGTCTGATTTTATTTGCGGTGCTGCAGATTTTCCCATCCACCTCAACACAAACGACGGATATCCAGTCTGCACCTATTATTACCAAGGCACAGGCGGTGCAATCTGCCCGATCCTTCGCGGCGTCCCTGCCAGACTATTCTCTTCCTGTCGACGAGGACGATGCGCTGGTCACGTACCATACCCATTCCGATGTGTACGGGTATATGGCCAAAACCAAACAGCTGAACGATTACAACCGGAAATGGGAAGAACAATACCCTTATGACGTGTTTCGGGTCCGACTGCCCGATGAGGTCAAAGGCGGTTATCTGCATGTTGACGTACATATGAGAACAGGTAAAGTTGTAGCTTTCAAACACGAGCTTCCTTCTTCATTATACGCATCCATCGAAGCGGAACCGGACAAGAGCAAAACCAACTCCGCCTTGCGGCTGGCTGAAGACAATATGACGTTGGAGCAAAAAGTGCAAAGCGTTGCAGGCATTGTAAAAGAGTTCGGATACGATGCTTCGCAATTGGAACTGGAAACCGGAGAAAACGACGGGGGGCTTGTATACTCCGATCCCACGAAACAAATTGGCGATTCCCGGCTTGAACTCCGCTTTACCTTCCAAAATGAAGAAGTCCGTTCGTTTGACGCCGTCTTCTCCGTACCTGACGCGCACAATGCATATGTAAACCAACAGACTCGTCAGGCCAACTGGATGACGTACGCCGGCTATGGATTTCTAACGTTTGTCCTTGGCGTGCTCGCCATCATTTACAGCATCCTGACCCGGTCCCATACGTCGTTCAAACGGGGCTTTGTGCTGGCACTGGTGCACTTCGCCGCTTCCGTCATCGGCACGCTGAATATGATGCCGCTTTTCGAAGCCCAAGGATTGTCCAGCTTTATGCTTGTGTTTCTAATGGTCATTCAACTGGGCGTCAATCTGGTCATGAGCGCAACGATCTACTTGTCTCTCGTGGCCGGCGACGGCATGTGGCGCAAAATCGGTTATAATCCTTGGCCTCGTGCCAAAGAACCCGGTTACGGAAAATACGTGCTGGACAGCATGGTTGTCGGTTATTTGTGGGCCTTCATTCTGCTCGGCGTGCAGTCCATTTTGTTTCTCGTTCTGGAAAACAGCATCGGGACCTGGTCAACCACCTCGGCAGACCAATCCACGTATAATATGACATACGCATGGGTTTTCCCGATCATGGCATGGATGGCAGGGATCGGCGAAGAAGCGGTATATCGCCTGTTCGGCATACGCATGATGCAAAAAATCGTGCGCAATACGTTTATCGCCTGCTTGATCCCTACGCTGATATGGGCGCTCGGACACACCCTGTATCCGATTTATCCCGTCATTACGCGTCCGATCGAACTGACGGTCATCGGTTTGTTGTTCAGTCTGATCATGCTGCGGCACGGTTTTATCGCGGTCGTATTCAGCCACGTCATTTTCGACAGCTTGTTGATGGGTCTTAGCCTGATATTCATGGGAGACGTACTGAACGTTTCTGCCGGGATATTCTGGATCGTGCTTCCAGCCATCGTGGGTTACGTGATCTATCGTTTCAATCCACGCAAAAAAGAGAAGCCGTATGTTACGACTCCTCATCACGAAGCGCTGCAATAA
- the uvrC gene encoding excinuclease ABC subunit UvrC: protein MEQFINTVQAQEEALERIRHKLALLPDLPGCYLMKNGEGTIIYVGKAKVLKNRVRSYFIGSHNGKTQRLVSEIRDFEYIVTGSNMEALILECNLIKKHMPRFNVLLKDDKTFPYLKITNEQHPRLEVTRRVLKDKAKYFGPYPNSYAAHQTKKLLDRMYPLRKCGVMPKEVCLYYHMGQCLAPCVQEVPKEQYEQISQEMASFLGGGHEEIKKDLQRKMQEAAEDLYFERAKELRDQIIAIDAIMEKQKITMADARDRDVFGFAIDKGWMCVQILYVRQGKMIERHVSTFPFYGDAYSDFMTYVTQYYSDNPALPQEILLPEMPQELLELNDVEAGETDSDTAAAVTAETVETETSFRESDAGQELLVAESREDYAPSGDLGETGEPSMHPQDESAASVMEPADQPLSGLEEPAQAAAALQEWLDIKVYVPQRGLKRQMIKMAVDNAKVALEEKFRLIERNEERTSKASEGLGRWIGLDQLRRIEAFDNSNIQGTNPVSAMIVFTDGKPDKKEYRKYKIRSVEGPDDYETMREVIRRRYERVLKENLTMPDLIVVDGGKGQISAAVDVLENELGLYIPVCGLVKDAKHKTSQLMIGNPPEVVALPRDSQEFYLLQRIQEEVHRFAISFHREQRGKSMVTSKLDSIPGIGEKRRKLLLKHFGSLRKIKEASVEDFRPLSIGDKLAKQIIAALRDEES from the coding sequence ATGGAACAATTTATCAATACGGTACAAGCACAAGAAGAAGCACTGGAACGGATTCGCCACAAGCTGGCTTTGCTGCCGGATCTGCCAGGCTGTTATTTAATGAAAAATGGCGAAGGAACCATCATCTACGTCGGTAAGGCAAAAGTGTTGAAAAACCGTGTCCGCTCCTATTTTATCGGCAGCCACAACGGGAAAACACAGCGGCTCGTTTCCGAAATCCGCGATTTCGAATATATTGTGACCGGCAGCAACATGGAGGCGCTCATTTTGGAGTGCAACCTGATCAAAAAACATATGCCGCGTTTCAACGTATTGCTCAAGGACGACAAGACGTTTCCTTACCTCAAAATTACGAATGAACAGCATCCGCGTTTGGAGGTCACCCGGCGGGTGCTTAAAGATAAAGCAAAGTATTTTGGCCCATACCCTAACTCATATGCAGCCCATCAAACGAAGAAACTGCTGGACCGGATGTATCCTTTGCGCAAATGCGGCGTGATGCCGAAGGAAGTCTGCCTGTATTATCATATGGGCCAATGTCTGGCGCCTTGCGTGCAGGAAGTGCCGAAGGAGCAGTATGAGCAGATCTCCCAGGAAATGGCGTCCTTTCTGGGCGGCGGGCATGAGGAAATCAAAAAAGACCTGCAGCGCAAAATGCAGGAGGCGGCAGAAGACCTTTACTTCGAACGGGCCAAGGAACTGCGCGACCAGATCATTGCCATCGACGCCATTATGGAAAAGCAAAAAATCACGATGGCTGATGCCAGGGACCGGGACGTATTCGGTTTCGCGATCGACAAAGGCTGGATGTGCGTTCAAATTTTGTATGTCCGCCAAGGCAAAATGATCGAACGCCATGTGTCGACGTTCCCGTTTTATGGGGATGCGTACAGCGACTTCATGACTTACGTGACGCAGTACTACAGCGACAACCCTGCATTGCCTCAAGAAATCCTTTTGCCGGAGATGCCGCAGGAATTGCTCGAACTGAACGATGTAGAGGCCGGGGAAACGGATAGCGACACGGCGGCTGCGGTAACGGCCGAAACGGTCGAAACGGAAACGTCTTTCCGTGAATCGGATGCCGGGCAAGAGCTGCTGGTGGCCGAATCCAGAGAAGATTATGCGCCGTCCGGCGATCTCGGGGAAACGGGCGAACCTTCGATGCATCCGCAGGATGAGTCTGCCGCATCGGTAATGGAGCCGGCCGACCAGCCGTTGTCGGGATTGGAAGAGCCGGCACAGGCTGCCGCGGCATTGCAGGAATGGCTGGACATCAAGGTTTATGTGCCGCAGCGCGGACTGAAACGGCAAATGATCAAAATGGCCGTCGACAATGCCAAGGTTGCGCTTGAAGAGAAATTCAGGCTGATCGAACGCAACGAGGAACGGACATCCAAAGCGTCGGAAGGTTTGGGACGTTGGATCGGTCTGGACCAGCTGCGCCGGATCGAGGCGTTCGACAACTCCAACATTCAGGGAACGAACCCGGTTTCGGCCATGATCGTGTTTACCGACGGCAAACCGGACAAAAAGGAATACCGCAAGTACAAAATACGTTCGGTCGAAGGACCGGATGATTACGAAACGATGAGAGAGGTTATCCGGCGGCGTTATGAACGCGTGCTGAAGGAAAACCTGACCATGCCGGACCTGATCGTGGTGGATGGCGGCAAAGGGCAAATTTCGGCAGCCGTGGACGTGCTGGAAAATGAACTCGGGCTGTACATTCCCGTATGCGGCCTGGTCAAGGATGCCAAGCACAAAACGTCGCAGCTCATGATCGGCAATCCGCCGGAAGTCGTGGCTTTGCCGCGCGACAGCCAGGAATTTTACTTGTTGCAGCGCATCCAGGAGGAGGTTCACCGCTTCGCCATTTCGTTTCACCGCGAGCAGCGCGGCAAATCGATGGTTACCTCCAAGCTCGATTCGATTCCGGGTATTGGAGAGAAGCGGCGCAAGCTGCTGCTGAAGCATTTCGGGTCTTTGCGCAAAATCAAAGAGGCCAGCGTCGAAGACTTCCGGCCTCTCTCGATCGGCGACAAGCTCGCCAAACAAATTATTGCAGCGCTTCGTGATGAGGAGTCGTAA
- the trxA gene encoding thioredoxin: protein MAIVNVSDQSFNAEVEGEGTVLVDFWAPWCGPCKMLAPILEDLASEVGDSVKIAKVNVDENPESASRFGVMSIPTLIFFKDGQPVDKVVGLNSKEALKGIIEKHQ, encoded by the coding sequence ATGGCTATTGTTAACGTATCCGATCAATCCTTTAACGCCGAAGTCGAAGGCGAAGGAACGGTTCTTGTTGATTTTTGGGCGCCTTGGTGCGGTCCTTGCAAAATGCTCGCTCCAATCCTGGAGGATCTGGCTTCCGAAGTTGGCGATTCCGTCAAAATCGCGAAAGTCAATGTGGATGAAAACCCGGAATCTGCTTCCCGCTTTGGCGTAATGAGCATTCCTACCTTGATCTTCTTCAAAGACGGTCAACCTGTGGATAAAGTGGTTGGTCTGAACTCCAAAGAAGCTCTCAAAGGGATCATTGAAAAACATCAATAA
- a CDS encoding YqzM family protein → MDTNVRISDPREHVNEEPRNDLFDLVAGVTGMFGLMTVIFFGMVIFKFLTE, encoded by the coding sequence ATGGACACCAATGTGAGAATCAGCGACCCGCGCGAACATGTCAATGAGGAGCCCCGCAACGACCTGTTTGATCTGGTTGCGGGCGTAACAGGCATGTTTGGCCTGATGACCGTCATCTTTTTCGGTATGGTGATCTTTAAGTTTTTGACCGAATAA
- the dnaI gene encoding primosomal protein DnaI, producing the protein MESLGGLLQQLNPSFREQSRRIAEQLIQDPYVREFRAKHPELQDAHLITDLSKLYQFARDSKNCANCPGLDNCPNDFQGHFCKLEVENFNGKPEIIDKKAPCAKHLAWQNEQSIRKRIRSFYVDERALNAGYNDVEIMGRDRMRAPAVNQVLRYVNEAKVNGLSTRGLYLEGSFGTGKTFLMCYLLHELAIAGYTGVIIYMPDFVEDLKSMITEGQKLKETTEILKNCDVLIFDDIGAENLNPWVRDHVMGSILNYRMNRKPTFYTSNYNLDGLEKHLSFTSREGEDTNKGQRLMDRIRPFVDVVAVRGENQRGKQD; encoded by the coding sequence ATGGAATCCTTGGGAGGACTGCTTCAGCAGCTGAACCCTTCCTTTCGCGAGCAGTCCCGGCGGATCGCGGAGCAGTTGATTCAGGACCCGTACGTGCGGGAATTCCGCGCAAAGCATCCCGAATTGCAGGACGCGCACCTGATCACCGACCTGAGCAAACTGTACCAATTTGCGAGGGATTCGAAAAACTGCGCGAATTGCCCGGGATTGGACAACTGTCCGAACGATTTTCAGGGGCACTTTTGCAAGCTGGAAGTAGAGAATTTTAACGGCAAACCCGAAATCATAGATAAAAAGGCGCCTTGCGCCAAACATCTGGCCTGGCAAAACGAACAGAGTATCCGCAAACGGATCCGCAGTTTCTATGTGGACGAGCGTGCGTTGAATGCAGGATACAACGACGTGGAAATCATGGGCAGGGATCGGATGCGTGCGCCTGCGGTCAACCAGGTACTGCGTTATGTCAATGAGGCAAAGGTTAACGGGCTTTCAACGCGAGGTTTATACCTGGAGGGTTCCTTCGGAACGGGGAAAACGTTCTTGATGTGTTACTTGCTGCATGAACTGGCCATCGCGGGTTATACCGGGGTCATCATTTATATGCCGGATTTCGTGGAAGACCTCAAATCCATGATCACCGAGGGCCAGAAGTTGAAGGAAACGACGGAAATCCTCAAAAATTGCGATGTGCTCATCTTTGACGATATCGGCGCGGAAAACCTGAATCCTTGGGTACGGGATCACGTAATGGGATCGATCTTGAACTACCGCATGAACCGCAAGCCTACCTTTTATACGTCCAATTACAACTTGGATGGTCTGGAAAAGCATCTGAGTTTTACGAGCAGGGAAGGCGAGGATACGAACAAGGGGCAGCGATTGATGGACCGTATTCGCCCGTTTGTGGATGTCGTGGCCGTTCGCGGTGAAAACCAACGAGGCAAGCAAGACTAA
- a CDS encoding TetR/AcrR family transcriptional regulator: MKNEDRRKQTIAQLLGSTKELLQDKGCHAITLKEIMEKSGLSKGAIFHYVKSKDEIFVWILNEHLEKIHASFLATVHHAKVKTFQEPMDIIRLNLTGLEEKENITNKILLYLFGKEEDAPLVSEALQQFHEKSVSYSRQWIELGQEHGVISKSVHAEQMAELFVLLSLGMRIKSSYGSKDTSSLGSNEVSQFIARMLTQQD; this comes from the coding sequence TTGAAAAATGAAGACCGCAGAAAACAGACCATCGCCCAGCTTCTGGGATCCACAAAGGAATTGCTGCAGGATAAGGGATGCCATGCCATCACTTTAAAAGAAATTATGGAAAAATCGGGACTTTCCAAAGGCGCCATCTTCCACTATGTGAAAAGCAAGGACGAAATCTTCGTCTGGATTCTGAACGAACATTTGGAAAAGATACACGCTTCCTTCCTCGCCACCGTCCATCACGCCAAAGTAAAAACATTCCAAGAACCGATGGATATCATCCGTTTGAATCTAACAGGACTCGAAGAAAAGGAAAATATCACCAACAAAATTTTATTGTATTTATTCGGGAAAGAAGAGGATGCCCCTCTGGTTTCTGAAGCACTACAGCAATTTCACGAGAAATCGGTCAGTTATTCAAGGCAATGGATCGAGCTTGGGCAAGAGCATGGTGTCATCTCTAAATCGGTTCATGCGGAACAGATGGCAGAATTGTTCGTGCTGCTCTCCTTGGGAATGCGAATAAAAAGCTCGTATGGTTCGAAAGACACATCAAGCTTGGGCTCTAACGAAGTATCCCAATTTATAGCCCGCATGCTGACGCAGCAGGATTAA
- a CDS encoding DoxX family protein → MAPLLTLCTTFLLLRGLGWIGVPMLDHWHPALQGGVACMFLLTASAHWGKRRPDLVLMVPPGLPYKEGIVTWTGVLEIAGAIGILIPGTAWLASSGLLLMLLLMFPANAYAARKKMSIHGKPVWPFWPRLMLQLIFIAAVILASPLFLEGA, encoded by the coding sequence ATGGCACCCTTATTGACCCTCTGTACCACTTTTTTGCTGCTTCGCGGACTTGGTTGGATCGGAGTACCTATGCTGGATCATTGGCATCCTGCCCTCCAAGGAGGCGTTGCCTGCATGTTTCTGCTGACCGCTTCTGCGCATTGGGGGAAACGAAGACCCGACTTGGTACTTATGGTGCCTCCGGGTTTGCCATATAAGGAAGGCATCGTGACTTGGACGGGAGTCCTTGAGATTGCGGGCGCCATCGGCATTCTTATTCCCGGCACCGCCTGGCTGGCTTCCAGCGGTTTGCTCTTAATGCTCCTGTTGATGTTCCCGGCAAATGCATATGCGGCTCGAAAAAAAATGTCCATACACGGAAAGCCCGTATGGCCGTTCTGGCCCCGTTTAATGCTCCAATTGATCTTCATCGCGGCTGTTATATTAGCTTCCCCCCTGTTCCTGGAAGGCGCTTAA
- a CDS encoding alpha-mannosidase encodes MTTSKRAHIISHTHWDREWYLPYEKHHMRLVRLMDSLLDRLDEEPEFRSFYLDGQTIIIEDYLQVRPGQRERLEHHIRSGRIIIGPWYILQDAFLTSGEAHVRNMQTGHRDARRYGMPAKIGYFPDTFGLVGQTPQLMRQSGIDNVFFGRGVKPTGFNNTVSDEGYESSYSELTWEGPDGSQVLGILFANWYSNGNEIPADEASACSYWHTKLADAVKYASTDELLYMNGCDHQPIQLDLPEALRVARKLHPDVEFVHSSLEDYLDALKASSTRELSVVKGELRSQRTDGWGTLVNTASARVYLKQMNQKGQALLEKVAEPLASIAYTLGHAYPHDQLDYAWKMLMQNHPHDSICGCSVDEVHREMVTRFDKSRHAAEALIEDSSRAIAEAVDTRRFGEYGNDARPLVVFNTSGWVRSGVVQMEMDAARLYFRDGLGLEENATRMKSIDLSRYLLVDDQGGQVDCTLEDMGLQFGYDLPDDRFRQPYSSRRVKLTFEAGQVPALGWKTYALVKADRAERDERGRATADRSLNGESSLLRHDRGMENDKFIVRIADNGSFSIQDKRTGQVYNDQGIFENTGDIGNEYMFRQPDGEAPLTTRDLRADIHVVEDTPYRAAYEIVHQWSIPESADAKLDEEQRELVYYPNRKANRSNKTTVLTIRTRVSLERNGEGVEMAVKLDNHARDHRVRVLFPTDLEADVHRVDSIFEIATRDNIPASEWQNPSNTQHQQCFVDVGGEQAGLTVANLGLNEYEVLRDERNTIAVTLLRAVGELGDWGYFPTPEAQCQGEHEFHLCLIPHDGNGATNGAYRTAYQFQIPWTAAQTGVHPGTLASCHAPFDWHGEGVAFSSLKVNEETGDLMLRWYNMTGEGTELKVTLPKEDAQPRAALYKSNILEIPGESVAPIGAHAPEKKEGTSMLRESWLVPAGPCEIITIGIRR; translated from the coding sequence ATGACTACATCCAAAAGAGCCCACATCATTTCCCACACGCACTGGGACCGCGAATGGTATTTGCCTTACGAAAAACATCACATGCGCCTCGTGCGCCTGATGGATTCCCTGTTGGATCGGCTGGACGAAGAGCCGGAGTTCCGCAGCTTTTATTTGGACGGGCAGACGATCATCATCGAGGATTATTTGCAGGTACGCCCAGGACAGAGAGAGCGGCTGGAGCACCATATCCGCAGCGGCCGGATCATCATCGGACCATGGTATATTTTGCAGGATGCCTTTTTGACGAGCGGCGAAGCCCATGTGCGCAATATGCAGACCGGGCATCGTGATGCGAGACGTTACGGGATGCCGGCCAAAATCGGGTATTTCCCCGACACGTTCGGACTGGTCGGCCAGACGCCGCAGCTGATGCGGCAATCCGGCATCGACAACGTTTTTTTCGGGCGAGGCGTCAAACCGACGGGCTTCAACAATACCGTGTCCGACGAAGGGTATGAGTCCAGCTATTCGGAGTTGACGTGGGAGGGTCCGGACGGCTCGCAGGTGCTCGGCATCCTGTTTGCCAACTGGTATTCCAACGGCAACGAGATTCCGGCAGACGAAGCATCGGCCTGCTCGTATTGGCATACCAAGCTTGCCGATGCGGTGAAGTATGCGTCCACCGACGAGCTGTTATACATGAACGGCTGTGACCATCAACCGATCCAGCTGGATTTGCCCGAAGCACTGCGTGTAGCCCGCAAGCTGCACCCTGACGTTGAATTCGTGCATTCCAGCCTGGAGGATTATTTGGATGCGCTGAAGGCATCCTCGACCCGCGAGCTGTCCGTCGTCAAAGGCGAGCTGCGCAGCCAGCGCACCGACGGCTGGGGAACGCTCGTAAACACCGCTTCCGCACGCGTGTATTTGAAGCAAATGAACCAAAAGGGGCAGGCATTGTTGGAAAAGGTAGCCGAGCCGCTGGCATCCATTGCTTACACGTTGGGCCATGCTTACCCGCATGATCAGTTGGACTATGCCTGGAAAATGCTGATGCAGAACCATCCGCACGACAGCATTTGCGGCTGCAGCGTGGACGAAGTGCATCGCGAGATGGTCACGCGTTTTGACAAGAGCCGCCATGCGGCGGAAGCGCTGATTGAAGACAGCTCAAGGGCTATTGCGGAAGCCGTAGACACCCGCCGGTTCGGCGAATACGGAAACGATGCTCGTCCACTGGTCGTGTTCAACACGTCGGGGTGGGTGCGCAGCGGTGTCGTGCAGATGGAAATGGACGCAGCCCGGCTTTATTTCAGGGATGGGCTTGGTCTGGAAGAAAATGCAACCCGCATGAAATCCATTGATCTATCCCGATATCTATTGGTAGATGATCAGGGAGGCCAAGTAGACTGCACGCTGGAGGATATGGGGCTGCAATTCGGGTATGACCTGCCCGATGACCGGTTCCGCCAGCCGTACAGCAGCCGGCGCGTCAAATTGACGTTCGAAGCCGGGCAGGTTCCCGCCTTGGGATGGAAAACGTATGCTTTGGTGAAAGCCGACCGTGCAGAACGAGATGAGCGTGGCAGGGCAACGGCAGACCGAAGCCTGAATGGCGAATCCAGCTTGCTGCGCCATGACCGTGGGATGGAAAACGACAAATTCATCGTACGCATTGCGGACAACGGTTCATTTTCGATTCAGGATAAACGCACCGGCCAAGTCTACAACGATCAGGGCATTTTCGAAAATACCGGGGATATCGGCAACGAGTACATGTTCCGCCAGCCGGATGGAGAAGCTCCGCTGACGACTCGGGATCTGCGTGCAGATATTCATGTCGTGGAAGACACCCCTTATCGGGCCGCTTATGAGATCGTTCATCAATGGAGCATACCGGAATCTGCCGATGCCAAATTGGATGAGGAACAGCGAGAATTGGTCTATTACCCTAATCGGAAAGCCAATCGCTCCAACAAGACCACAGTTCTTACGATCCGTACCCGCGTATCGCTTGAACGGAATGGCGAAGGCGTTGAAATGGCGGTCAAGTTGGACAATCATGCTCGCGATCATCGGGTTCGCGTGCTTTTCCCGACCGATCTTGAGGCTGACGTGCACCGCGTCGATTCGATTTTCGAAATCGCAACGCGTGACAACATACCGGCTTCCGAATGGCAAAACCCGAGCAATACCCAGCACCAGCAATGTTTTGTCGATGTTGGTGGAGAACAGGCCGGACTTACCGTTGCGAACCTTGGGTTGAACGAGTATGAAGTGCTGCGGGATGAACGCAATACGATTGCCGTGACGTTGCTGCGTGCCGTAGGCGAGCTCGGCGACTGGGGATACTTTCCGACACCGGAGGCGCAGTGCCAAGGAGAGCATGAATTTCATTTATGCTTGATCCCTCATGACGGGAATGGAGCGACAAACGGTGCGTATAGAACAGCATACCAATTCCAGATTCCGTGGACGGCGGCACAAACCGGGGTTCATCCGGGCACGCTTGCATCTTGCCACGCTCCGTTTGATTGGCATGGAGAAGGGGTTGCTTTTTCTTCATTGAAAGTGAACGAAGAGACGGGTGACCTGATGCTGCGATGGTACAACATGACGGGTGAAGGCACGGAATTGAAGGTGACGCTCCCTAAGGAGGATGCCCAACCCCGAGCAGCACTGTACAAAAGCAACATATTGGAGATCCCGGGCGAGTCAGTGGCTCCAATCGGAGCGCATGCACCGGAGAAGAAGGAAGGCACATCCATGTTAAGAGAAAGCTGGTTGGTACCAGCGGGGCCTTGCGAAATCATAACGATCGGGATCCGGCGATAA